GTGAATCAGACCCTTGATCAGGTCGATTGGAATCAAATGGGTCGCATCGGCAAAATCGTTGGGATTTTTGCCGCAGTGATCGTTGCCCAGATTCTGATCAAGGGAATCCTCGACACGATCAATCTGCTACCAGTCGTGCCCGGTTTGCTTGAGCTGTTGGGTGTTGTTGTTGTAGGCCAATGGAGCTGGAAAAATCTCGCAACCAGCGACAAGCGCAGTGCTCTTCTCCAACGCGTGCAAACCATTCGTCAGGAATATTTGGGCTAATCCATTAGGACATCATTTGCCGAGCTAGTCCTTGAAGACAAGCTCGGCTTTGGTTGATATATCCACCGCCAAACAAGTTGGCATGGTTCAACAGGTGATAGAGG
The DNA window shown above is from Synechococcus sp. CC9902 and carries:
- a CDS encoding CAAD domain-containing protein encodes the protein MSDATTEVKDDATGNTWTPDVGAAASSSEETTSFADRYSDVLGKVNQTLDQVDWNQMGRIGKIVGIFAAVIVAQILIKGILDTINLLPVVPGLLELLGVVVVGQWSWKNLATSDKRSALLQRVQTIRQEYLG